From one Anaerococcus prevotii DSM 20548 genomic stretch:
- a CDS encoding YbaB/EbfC family nucleoid-associated protein, producing the protein MARGGFRPGAANMNNMMKQVKKMQEQMEKAQSEIEEKEFSSSAGGGVVEATVNGKKEVVNIKIDPDVVDPEDVEMLEDLIMVAVNDASKKASDYNEETMGKLTGGINIPGLM; encoded by the coding sequence ATGGCAAGAGGCGGATTTAGACCAGGTGCAGCAAATATGAATAATATGATGAAACAAGTTAAGAAGATGCAAGAACAAATGGAAAAGGCTCAATCTGAAATAGAAGAAAAAGAATTCTCATCATCTGCAGGTGGTGGAGTAGTAGAAGCTACTGTTAATGGTAAAAAAGAAGTTGTTAATATAAAAATCGATCCAGATGTAGTCGATCCAGAAGATGTAGAGATGCTTGAAGATTTGATCATGGTTGCAGTTAATGATGCAAGTAAGAAGGCAAGCGACTACAACGAGGAGACAATGGGTAAATTAACAGGCGGAATCAACATCCCTGGTCTTATGTAA
- the recR gene encoding recombination mediator RecR produces MALYPESLQNLIEQFQKLPTIGRKSAERLAMAIVESDYKSVDDFSKSLTEVKDRIHACKICGNLTEDEVCDICKDITRNEEYLCIVEDVRNLIAIEKSHAYRGKYHVLGGLISPSDGLGPDQLNIDKLLERIEKENIEEVILAISSTIEGETTVLFLTNLLSERNIKITKLAQGIPVGSNLEYFDQLTLERALEDRREIVD; encoded by the coding sequence ATGGCTTTATATCCAGAATCTTTACAAAATCTAATAGAGCAATTTCAAAAACTACCTACAATTGGAAGAAAAAGTGCAGAGAGACTCGCTATGGCGATTGTAGAATCTGATTATAAGTCAGTAGACGATTTTTCTAAAAGCCTTACTGAGGTCAAAGATAGAATTCATGCTTGCAAGATTTGCGGGAATCTTACTGAAGATGAAGTCTGCGACATATGTAAAGATATAACTAGAAATGAAGAGTATTTGTGTATAGTAGAAGACGTGAGAAATCTTATAGCTATCGAAAAATCACATGCCTACAGGGGAAAGTACCACGTTCTAGGGGGTCTTATTTCTCCTTCTGATGGGCTGGGACCTGATCAACTCAATATTGATAAGTTGCTAGAAAGAATTGAAAAAGAGAATATTGAGGAAGTAATTTTAGCTATTTCATCAACTATTGAAGGGGAAACAACTGTTTTATTTTTAACGAATTTACTATCCGAAAGAAATATCAAAATAACAAAGCTTGCTCAAGGAATACCGGTTGGCTCTAACCTGGAATACTTTGACCAATTAACTCTAGAAAGAGCCTTAGAAGATAGGAGAGAGATTGTTGATTAA
- a CDS encoding glycoside hydrolase family 32 protein — translation MLDKKIFEENFARFCKMKDRAKEDPNMLRFHIYPEAGWLNDPNGLCEYKGIYHIYYQYSPLDENKSDTCWGHVSTVDFINYKREDIFIYPDAKFDKDGAYSGSAFIKDDRINFFYTGNVKHDGEYDFIKEGREHNTIKLASDAYTYSEKKLILDNDDYPKDMTKHVRDPKIYEKDGYNYMFIGARSLEDKGLVLVYKSKDLDNFTYHMRIETDYDFGYMRECPDFFTVDSKDFLILCPQGVESETYRYQNIYQAGYFPIEIDLSEKTYKLGNFKELDYGFDFYAPQTFEDSKSRRILIGWMGMPDANYTNPTIDYKWQHCLTVPRSLSVKSGKLCQNPISEMENLRKDNITLKRGENYEDFVFEALAKNIKDSFKINLRSDVSLSYDDGILRLNMGYSSFGRDTRQVKINVISDLRIYSDKSSLEIFINEGEYVLTSRVYSEKAGFYSKDLDFDLYTLDSIGFI, via the coding sequence ATGCTTGATAAGAAAATATTTGAAGAAAATTTTGCTAGATTTTGCAAGATGAAAGATAGGGCCAAAGAAGATCCTAATATGTTAAGATTTCACATATATCCAGAAGCAGGTTGGCTCAATGACCCGAATGGTCTGTGTGAATACAAGGGGATATATCACATATACTACCAATATTCTCCCTTAGATGAAAATAAATCCGATACCTGTTGGGGGCATGTTAGTACAGTAGATTTCATAAATTATAAAAGAGAGGATATCTTTATTTATCCTGATGCAAAATTCGATAAAGACGGAGCTTATTCGGGTTCTGCTTTTATTAAAGATGATAGGATAAACTTCTTTTATACAGGTAATGTTAAGCATGATGGTGAATATGATTTCATAAAAGAAGGAAGAGAGCATAATACCATCAAGCTAGCATCAGATGCCTATACTTACTCTGAAAAAAAATTAATCTTAGATAATGATGATTATCCAAAAGATATGACAAAACATGTAAGAGATCCAAAAATATATGAAAAAGATGGATATAATTATATGTTTATTGGAGCAAGAAGTCTTGAGGATAAGGGGTTGGTACTAGTTTATAAGTCAAAAGACTTAGATAATTTCACCTATCATATGAGAATAGAAACTGATTACGATTTCGGTTACATGCGGGAATGTCCAGATTTTTTTACGGTTGATTCTAAAGATTTTCTAATACTCTGCCCTCAAGGTGTAGAAAGCGAAACCTATAGATATCAGAATATTTACCAAGCTGGATACTTCCCGATAGAAATTGACCTTTCAGAAAAGACTTATAAGCTAGGAAACTTTAAAGAATTAGATTATGGATTTGATTTCTACGCGCCTCAAACATTCGAAGATTCAAAATCTAGAAGAATATTAATAGGTTGGATGGGTATGCCTGACGCAAACTACACAAATCCTACGATTGATTATAAATGGCAACATTGTCTTACTGTACCAAGAAGCCTATCTGTAAAAAGCGGAAAGCTATGTCAAAATCCAATTTCAGAGATGGAAAATCTTAGGAAAGATAATATCACCCTAAAAAGGGGAGAAAACTATGAAGATTTCGTATTTGAAGCCTTGGCTAAAAATATAAAAGATTCTTTTAAGATTAACCTAAGAAGTGACGTTAGTCTATCCTATGATGATGGAATATTGAGATTAAATATGGGTTATTCATCGTTTGGGAGAGATACTAGACAGGTAAAAATTAATGTAATTAGTGATTTAAGAATATATTCTGATAAGTCTTCTCTAGAAATTTTTATAAATGAAGGAGAATATGTATTAACCAGTAGAGTATACTCTGAAAAAGCAGGTTTTTATTCTAAGGATTTGGATTTTGACCTATACACATTAGATTCAATAGGTTTCATATAA
- a CDS encoding tyrosine-type recombinase/integrase yields the protein MKIYNYKKEKRTYYGFNIYLGLDPITGKEIRTNRRGFKSKKEAENAYLKLRIQTPTKPEAKLKTFNDAYELWLETWQTTVKEQTVYKTKSLFKNQIIPYIGNIPLKEFTQLQAQSFIIDASKRYKNISNIKIYAKAVLNYAKDLHVIEKNPFDKIKIPKEKVNMQAINKKNYYTPEELKTFLEITKEKEPLQTYAFFRLLSHTGIRSGEALALEWSDLNTKTNTLTISKSISRDKNGKQIISTTKTGNTRKITLDTETTDTLIKLKETNKKYIFERSGKVVTRSYPLKVLNRIIEKNNLHKITVHGFRHTHATILLRMGKSIKYIQERLGHTDPTITLEIYSHIMEEEEKETPEEFVSFLDS from the coding sequence ATGAAAATCTACAACTATAAAAAAGAAAAAAGAACGTATTATGGATTCAATATATACTTAGGCTTAGATCCGATTACTGGTAAAGAAATAAGGACTAATCGAAGAGGGTTTAAAAGCAAAAAAGAAGCTGAAAATGCCTATCTCAAACTAAGGATACAAACACCAACCAAACCAGAAGCGAAACTCAAGACTTTTAATGATGCCTATGAACTATGGCTAGAAACCTGGCAAACCACCGTAAAGGAGCAAACTGTATACAAAACAAAATCTCTTTTTAAGAATCAGATAATACCTTATATAGGTAATATACCTCTAAAAGAATTTACCCAGCTACAAGCCCAATCCTTTATAATTGACGCCTCTAAAAGATACAAGAATATAAGTAATATAAAAATTTACGCAAAAGCCGTTCTAAATTACGCCAAAGACCTCCACGTAATAGAAAAAAATCCCTTCGATAAAATCAAAATCCCAAAGGAGAAAGTTAATATGCAAGCAATAAACAAAAAAAATTACTACACACCCGAAGAACTAAAAACCTTTTTAGAAATTACAAAAGAAAAAGAGCCACTCCAAACCTACGCTTTTTTTAGACTCCTATCCCATACAGGTATAAGATCAGGAGAAGCCCTGGCCTTAGAATGGTCAGACCTAAACACAAAAACCAACACCTTAACCATAAGTAAATCCATCTCAAGAGACAAAAATGGCAAGCAAATCATATCCACCACAAAAACCGGAAATACAAGAAAAATAACCTTAGATACCGAAACTACTGACACCTTAATAAAATTAAAAGAAACAAACAAAAAGTATATTTTCGAAAGAAGCGGTAAAGTAGTAACAAGATCATATCCCTTAAAAGTATTAAATAGAATAATAGAAAAAAACAACTTACACAAAATTACAGTCCACGGCTTCCGCCATACGCATGCAACGATACTCTTAAGAATGGGAAAATCAATAAAGTACATCCAAGAAAGATTAGGACATACAGATCCAACCATAACGTTAGAAATATACTCCCACATCATGGAAGAAGAAGAAAAAGAAACTCCAGAAGAATTTGTAAGCTTTTTAGACAGCTAA
- a CDS encoding helix-turn-helix domain-containing protein, which yields MSLGAKLKQLREEQEMKQETLAQILGINRATISMYERNQRVPSTEILQKYTKTFNVSSDYLLGNTHYKSNNINNEKYTIPVYASISCGNPFVADENIYDFEDIDIALKSQGEHFGLLCRGDSMSPEFKDGDVAIIRKQSDIDSGQVAAVRINGDEATLKIVKKSEQGITLVAINPDVFLPQFYSNEEIINLPVEIIGRVIENRRKY from the coding sequence ATGTCATTAGGTGCAAAATTAAAACAATTAAGAGAAGAACAGGAAATGAAACAAGAAACCTTGGCACAAATATTAGGTATAAATAGAGCGACTATAAGTATGTATGAAAGAAATCAAAGAGTCCCTAGTACAGAAATTTTACAAAAATATACAAAAACATTTAATGTATCATCCGATTATTTATTAGGAAATACACACTATAAAAGCAACAACATTAATAACGAAAAATATACCATCCCTGTATATGCTTCTATCTCATGCGGCAATCCTTTTGTGGCCGATGAAAATATATATGATTTTGAAGATATAGATATAGCCCTAAAAAGTCAAGGCGAGCACTTTGGTCTCCTTTGTAGAGGTGATTCAATGAGCCCAGAATTTAAAGATGGAGATGTGGCTATAATAAGAAAACAATCAGATATAGACAGCGGACAAGTTGCAGCAGTAAGAATCAACGGAGATGAAGCCACACTAAAAATAGTAAAAAAATCAGAACAAGGCATAACTCTAGTAGCTATAAATCCAGATGTTTTCCTACCTCAATTTTACTCAAATGAAGAAATAATTAACCTACCAGTAGAAATAATAGGAAGAGTAATAGAGAACAGAAGAAAATACTGA
- a CDS encoding helix-turn-helix transcriptional regulator, with product MKNKKVGNRLKKLRLSRGLSQKEMADILKVTRPLISMYEAGNRMPSPNIMKKYSIIFKKSVDDIFFR from the coding sequence TTGAAAAATAAGAAAGTTGGTAATAGATTAAAAAAATTAAGATTAAGTAGAGGGTTAAGTCAAAAAGAGATGGCCGATATTTTAAAAGTAACTAGACCTTTGATTTCTATGTATGAGGCTGGTAATAGGATGCCATCACCTAATATTATGAAAAAATATTCTATAATTTTCAAAAAAAGTGTAGATGATATTTTTTTCAGATGA
- a CDS encoding helix-turn-helix domain-containing protein, protein MKVSIAEREFLNKTEMAAWLDMSVNTLDKMVEEGLPIYRWSRKVYFLKDDVKDFFKKNYKYVNEN, encoded by the coding sequence ATGAAAGTTTCAATAGCCGAGAGGGAGTTTCTTAATAAGACGGAGATGGCTGCTTGGCTTGATATGAGTGTTAACACTTTAGATAAGATGGTAGAGGAGGGATTGCCTATATATAGGTGGTCTAGGAAAGTTTATTTCTTAAAAGACGATGTAAAAGATTTTTTTAAAAAGAATTATAAGTACGTCAATGAAAATTAG
- a CDS encoding siphovirus Gp157 family protein, with translation MKLYEIVEAYQNLSELEESEDIKKALDVISDEFDVKAENIVKVIRNMEADEKALRDEEIRLGDKRRAIGTKKENLKEYLFSSMRAIGKPKMKAGIFNINIQKNPQSINIIDENIIPDKYKIASYKLDKKQLKEDIKEGLEIEGAELVQTEGIRIR, from the coding sequence TTGAAATTATACGAGATAGTAGAAGCTTACCAGAATTTAAGCGAATTAGAAGAAAGCGAAGATATAAAGAAGGCTTTAGATGTAATTAGTGATGAGTTTGATGTAAAGGCTGAAAATATAGTGAAAGTTATTAGAAATATGGAGGCTGACGAAAAGGCTTTGAGGGACGAAGAAATAAGGCTTGGTGATAAAAGGAGAGCTATAGGCACAAAAAAAGAGAATCTTAAAGAATATCTATTTTCTAGTATGCGTGCAATCGGTAAGCCTAAAATGAAAGCGGGCATATTCAATATAAACATTCAAAAAAATCCTCAATCAATAAATATTATTGATGAGAATATTATACCAGATAAATATAAGATTGCCTCTTATAAGTTAGATAAAAAGCAATTAAAAGAAGATATAAAAGAAGGCTTAGAGATAGAAGGTGCTGAACTAGTACAAACAGAAGGGATTAGGATAAGATGA
- a CDS encoding ERF family protein has translation MSAYEKLMTVQWKLKAPKGQRNNFGNYNYRSCEDILEAVKPILSEVGAVVVINDNVIEVGDRIYIQAIASFIDTEDGGKISTSAYAREALSKKGMDESQLTGATSSYARKYALNGLFAIDDSKDMDYLNKGDKGSSNSQKRPSKKLSADELYKKAGEIRVQGGQYESLTLLEVEEDSPDTITEWFRISDKGERKDILKAIIDKRKQ, from the coding sequence ATGAGTGCTTACGAAAAATTAATGACAGTCCAGTGGAAATTAAAAGCTCCAAAAGGACAAAGGAATAACTTTGGAAATTACAACTATAGATCATGTGAAGATATACTAGAAGCCGTTAAGCCTATCCTATCAGAAGTAGGGGCAGTAGTAGTTATAAACGACAATGTTATTGAAGTAGGAGATAGAATTTATATACAAGCGATAGCAAGCTTTATAGACACTGAGGATGGAGGAAAGATTTCGACTAGTGCATACGCTAGAGAAGCGTTGAGCAAGAAAGGCATGGATGAATCCCAACTTACAGGGGCGACCTCCTCATATGCTCGTAAATACGCATTAAACGGGCTTTTCGCTATAGACGATAGTAAGGATATGGATTATCTAAACAAAGGCGACAAGGGTTCAAGCAATAGCCAAAAACGACCTAGTAAGAAGTTAAGTGCCGACGAATTATATAAGAAAGCTGGAGAGATAAGGGTCCAAGGTGGCCAGTATGAGTCGCTTACACTTTTGGAAGTAGAAGAAGATAGCCCTGATACGATTACAGAGTGGTTCAGGATATCAGACAAGGGAGAAAGAAAAGATATTTTAAAAGCGATTATAGATAAGAGGAAGCAGTAA
- a CDS encoding ATP-binding protein, with the protein MEKIADGELWKDMISMRKKINKNFVYDEDEARRELAMRESDLQRKINETYVNFCKREGGLKYSGMPTKYRDMDFTDLLTTKENGQMINHLSKYVKNYKNMYKGIGLVGGMGVGKTTLIAITCKEIVKRYKESLYFADETTILNEIKRSINDRSLETPEDVIRNIANNDLVVIDEFGTTTNQWEISQIKKVMDLVINKRNKIFVTSNYSSSELLQRWKDENNNKTPKQVLDRMYEAMDVYKLEGKSFRRQSYKRKDLNYGN; encoded by the coding sequence ATGGAAAAAATAGCAGATGGAGAATTATGGAAAGATATGATTTCCATGAGAAAAAAGATAAACAAAAATTTTGTTTATGATGAGGATGAAGCTAGAAGAGAACTAGCAATGAGAGAGTCAGACCTTCAAAGAAAAATCAATGAGACTTACGTAAATTTCTGTAAAAGAGAAGGCGGACTTAAGTATTCAGGAATGCCGACTAAATATCGTGATATGGATTTTACTGACCTGCTAACTACAAAAGAGAATGGGCAGATGATTAATCACTTATCTAAGTACGTGAAGAATTATAAAAACATGTATAAGGGGATTGGTCTAGTTGGAGGTATGGGCGTTGGTAAAACTACTCTAATTGCTATTACCTGTAAGGAAATAGTGAAGAGGTATAAAGAAAGCTTATATTTTGCAGATGAAACAACGATTTTGAATGAAATTAAAAGGTCCATAAACGATAGGTCTTTAGAAACTCCAGAAGATGTAATTAGAAATATCGCAAATAATGATTTGGTAGTGATTGATGAATTTGGGACTACTACTAATCAGTGGGAGATATCACAAATTAAAAAAGTGATGGATCTAGTAATAAACAAAAGAAATAAGATTTTTGTAACGTCTAATTATAGCTCTAGCGAGCTTTTACAAAGGTGGAAGGACGAGAACAATAACAAGACACCTAAACAGGTATTAGACCGTATGTATGAAGCTATGGACGTTTATAAGCTAGAAGGGAAGAGTTTTAGAAGACAAAGTTACAAGAGAAAGGATTTGAATTATGGAAATTAA
- a CDS encoding single-stranded DNA-binding protein, which produces MNKVILIGRIAKDFDLRYTPNGSPTCSFTLAVDKKMAKQKKQEAEAQGKPTADFPRIVAWGKQAENASAYLSKGSQCAVEGRIQTGSYQDKETGKTVYTTDILADNIEFLSSQNNAQNSIGKEKRQSRDNYTSNDGDFFEEDFEEVQDDGRIPF; this is translated from the coding sequence ATGAATAAAGTGATATTAATCGGTCGCATTGCAAAAGATTTTGATTTAAGATATACGCCTAATGGAAGCCCGACTTGTAGCTTTACTTTAGCGGTAGATAAAAAGATGGCAAAACAAAAGAAACAGGAGGCGGAGGCCCAGGGTAAGCCTACCGCCGACTTTCCCAGAATAGTTGCATGGGGAAAACAAGCGGAGAATGCAAGTGCTTATTTAAGTAAGGGAAGTCAGTGTGCTGTAGAAGGGAGAATACAGACAGGATCATATCAAGATAAAGAAACAGGTAAGACCGTTTACACTACAGATATATTAGCAGATAATATAGAGTTCTTAAGTAGTCAAAATAACGCACAGAATAGCATAGGTAAGGAGAAAAGACAAAGTAGGGACAATTACACTAGTAACGATGGGGATTTCTTCGAAGAGGATTTTGAAGAGGTACAAGACGACGGAAGGATCCCATTTTGA
- a CDS encoding RusA family crossover junction endodeoxyribonuclease, translated as MKLVLYGNPATKKNSMQIFKNPRTGQPFLTQSKRYKDYARDCGRQITGKYKKNIDYPINLKCVYYRKTKHRVDLTNLLAATCDILSDCGVIKDDNCKIVVSHDGSRVKYDKECPRVEIEIEKMNE; from the coding sequence ATGAAATTAGTCTTATATGGCAATCCAGCCACTAAGAAAAATTCAATGCAGATCTTCAAGAACCCTAGGACTGGGCAACCTTTCTTGACTCAGTCTAAGAGATATAAGGACTATGCGAGAGACTGCGGAAGGCAGATTACAGGGAAATATAAGAAAAATATTGATTATCCTATTAATCTTAAGTGCGTGTACTACAGGAAGACCAAGCACAGGGTAGACCTCACAAATTTACTTGCCGCGACTTGCGACATCCTTTCAGATTGTGGAGTTATCAAGGACGACAATTGCAAGATTGTAGTATCTCATGACGGGTCAAGGGTCAAGTACGACAAAGAGTGTCCGAGAGTGGAGATAGAAATAGAAAAAATGAATGAATAA
- a CDS encoding DUF7448 domain-containing protein: MTFWEDYKTDKDLGKKLIGKKIVEWDEDYLKLDDDTIITIEMTESDCCATAGGEFKDIKLEAVITDIRFGEPEEEVNEDWYGETEAKREIVFIHNLNPIGKANMYADNGNGNCYYSVCAFKINDIYYAPLGSCGEILEEVEE, translated from the coding sequence ATGACTTTTTGGGAAGATTATAAAACAGATAAAGATCTAGGTAAAAAATTAATAGGCAAAAAGATTGTAGAATGGGATGAAGATTATTTAAAATTAGATGATGATACGATTATTACAATTGAAATGACTGAAAGTGATTGTTGTGCTACTGCAGGTGGAGAATTTAAAGATATTAAGCTTGAAGCTGTTATAACTGATATAAGATTTGGAGAACCTGAAGAAGAAGTGAATGAAGACTGGTATGGCGAAACTGAAGCAAAGCGTGAGATTGTATTTATACACAACTTAAATCCTATAGGTAAAGCTAATATGTATGCAGACAATGGGAATGGAAATTGCTATTACTCGGTATGTGCTTTTAAAATAAATGATATATACTATGCTCCACTTGGTAGCTGTGGCGAAATTTTAGAAGAGGTGGAGGAATGA
- a CDS encoding Fe-S-cluster redox enzyme-like protein — protein MRKITETHTGKIISDTDLSLEYLYVGDYGKENNIKADFLGYKEKIERVENIEVDLNDKLVVTVSSQKGCPMNCNFCDCPKLGFHGNSSVAELISEISTGIALSGVKDGQRLNVHYARMGEPTFNFNVIESAKIVGEFANKHFKEYHPVVSTMLPKDNKRLEKFLLEWTSLMKSNNWNGGLGLQFSINTLYEEDRNKAFDNKSLSLQQISDLAKKLPNPVGRKYTLNFAVTSESDLDVNKMNKYFDKEKFVVKITPIHETKRAIENKYEIVKEFDVYEKFEKPLVEDGWDVIVFIPSFEEDKDMITCGNALLATMKLENSNEI, from the coding sequence ATGAGAAAAATAACAGAAACACATACAGGAAAAATTATATCTGATACAGATTTAAGCTTAGAATACCTATACGTTGGTGATTATGGAAAGGAAAACAACATAAAAGCTGACTTCTTAGGTTACAAAGAGAAAATAGAAAGAGTAGAAAACATAGAGGTCGACTTGAACGACAAGTTGGTAGTAACTGTATCATCTCAAAAAGGATGTCCAATGAATTGCAATTTTTGTGATTGTCCCAAATTGGGATTTCATGGGAATTCTTCAGTCGCTGAATTAATTTCAGAAATATCAACCGGTATAGCCTTAAGTGGAGTAAAAGACGGACAAAGGCTTAATGTTCATTATGCTAGGATGGGAGAACCTACTTTTAACTTCAATGTTATTGAATCGGCAAAAATAGTAGGAGAGTTCGCAAATAAACATTTTAAAGAATACCATCCTGTAGTATCAACAATGTTACCAAAAGATAATAAAAGACTTGAAAAGTTTTTACTAGAGTGGACATCACTTATGAAAAGCAACAATTGGAATGGTGGACTAGGATTGCAATTTTCAATTAATACACTATATGAAGAAGATAGGAATAAAGCATTTGATAATAAAAGTTTATCCCTTCAACAAATTAGTGATTTAGCTAAAAAATTACCAAATCCAGTAGGCAGAAAATATACACTAAACTTTGCTGTGACATCAGAAAGTGATCTTGATGTGAATAAGATGAACAAATATTTTGACAAAGAAAAGTTCGTTGTTAAAATAACCCCTATCCATGAAACAAAAAGAGCAATAGAAAACAAATATGAAATAGTAAAAGAATTTGATGTATACGAAAAGTTTGAAAAACCTTTGGTAGAAGATGGCTGGGACGTAATAGTTTTTATACCAAGTTTTGAAGAAGATAAGGATATGATAACGTGTGGTAATGCGTTGCTGGCAACAATGAAATTAGAAAACAGTAATGAAATTTAA
- a CDS encoding MazG-like family protein, giving the protein MNFGELQGLVLKWADDKDLLHSKNAEKQFMKFIEEVFEFKTEFDNWAFLREMCGFVTDEELMYMGSKRLTVYSKLEMGDIFVTLIILCNQIGIDPVECLSMAYEKISKRTGKTINGQFIKSEDL; this is encoded by the coding sequence ATGAATTTTGGAGAATTACAAGGGTTGGTTTTGAAATGGGCAGATGATAAGGATTTGCTACATTCTAAAAATGCTGAAAAACAATTCATGAAGTTTATAGAAGAGGTGTTTGAGTTTAAGACGGAATTTGATAATTGGGCCTTTTTAAGAGAGATGTGCGGTTTTGTCACAGACGAAGAACTAATGTATATGGGATCTAAAAGGCTCACTGTTTATAGCAAGCTTGAAATGGGAGATATCTTTGTAACTTTGATTATCCTTTGTAATCAGATTGGGATTGACCCTGTGGAGTGTCTTTCTATGGCGTATGAAAAAATAAGCAAAAGGACTGGAAAGACTATAAATGGGCAATTTATCAAGAGTGAGGATTTATAA
- a CDS encoding ParB N-terminal domain-containing protein has protein sequence MKDKEMNIVYKNVDELIPYVNNPRDNAGAVDAVASSIKNFGFKVPIVIDKGNEIVTGHTRLLAAKKLDMDKVPVIIADDLSEAKVKAFRLADNKVGELAEWDWSLLDTEFEELKEMDLDFDMEEFGFIDNDVIDMSYINELDENGLSMTKGKNDHFTMSFVFPVEKEELIHEYIEEVSKDKIVEDIILAAEGLKDA, from the coding sequence ATGAAAGACAAAGAAATGAATATTGTATATAAAAACGTAGATGAGTTAATCCCTTACGTTAATAATCCGAGGGATAATGCTGGAGCAGTGGATGCCGTGGCTAGTTCTATTAAGAACTTTGGATTTAAAGTGCCTATAGTGATTGATAAGGGCAATGAGATTGTTACTGGCCATACTAGGTTACTTGCAGCTAAAAAACTTGATATGGATAAAGTTCCTGTTATTATAGCGGATGATTTGAGCGAGGCGAAGGTTAAGGCTTTTAGGCTTGCTGATAATAAGGTCGGGGAACTTGCTGAATGGGATTGGTCTTTACTTGATACTGAGTTTGAAGAATTAAAAGAGATGGACCTAGACTTTGATATGGAAGAGTTTGGGTTTATAGATAACGATGTGATAGATATGTCGTACATAAACGAACTAGACGAGAATGGGTTGTCTATGACTAAAGGGAAAAATGACCACTTCACAATGTCTTTTGTGTTCCCTGTTGAAAAAGAAGAACTTATTCATGAATATATAGAGGAAGTTAGTAAAGATAAAATAGTAGAAGATATTATATTAGCAGCGGAGGGGTTAAAGGATGCCTAA